In the Oncorhynchus keta strain PuntledgeMale-10-30-2019 chromosome 14, Oket_V2, whole genome shotgun sequence genome, one interval contains:
- the lnpep gene encoding leucyl-cystinyl aminopeptidase isoform X1 encodes MEDPFDSERASLPRNMIENSMFEEEPDVVDLAKDSTAFPEFPALDPDEVVYEPRSSRLLVRGLGENDLDDEEEDYESSARLLGMSFMNRSSTRSPSSSPYIRQAPPRSCSRPSARMLVVGVFILVLVTSMAMVLYFLPGCTFTKTGCPKANSSTPMELIYPKSTNGELFPWNELRLPASVRPVNYDLSLTPNLTSMTFTGRTIINMIIQHNTKRVVLHSSEINIIKATFQVGEGKSVEVKVLEYKPWQQIAVSFPGDLKEGQVCVLTLDYTANLSHTYDGFYNSSYNDKTGAKRVLAATQFEPQAARKAFPCFDEPAFKATFLVRITREPEYIALSNMPKAKTTTLPSGMLEDEFEQTSVNMSTYLVAFIVANFTSITRNVSNTLVSVYSVPEKKEHAQYALDTASRLLQFYNTVFDIDYPLRKLDLVAIPDFLAGAMENWGLITFRETSLLVQNQSSLLDKQLIANVVAHELAHQWFGNLVTMRWWNDLWLSEGFATYWQYASLMTEFPQLYLGNVFLEERFKAMAKDSLNSSHPVSVSAQVNTPEQVSEMFDSVTYEKGAALLLMLNSTLPDGQFRKGLLEYLRQYRGSNTVTDDLWNSITRVAVVQVLPQQESVSDMMRTWTLQKGFPLVTVSRKGGEVTLTQEHFLLSTDNTTHTSSLWHIPVTYVNDSCSSAPSCRQMFTLRNKTATLKVSESVKWLKLNYMNTGFYIVHYGDVGWAALIDALKTDVSTLTPHDRASLIHNIFSLSRLGRVSFRQVLSLLDYTTNETETAPLTEALSQLSSVYRLLDKRPELRLVARMKAYILGHFGPLMDSQDWGVEESVSSQARRSALLEVACSLGRQNCTDQATALYEQWTNSNQTNRIPGDLQRVVFSVAAQSDSGWLSLLDTYRLTTYDSEKRKILQALASTQDPRRIVWILSTVLEGGIIHTQELPLVISTVSDGFAGHLFVWDFVKESWDRIIEKFPVGSYSIQSIVKSTTSQFSTQTHLEEVQGFFSSLKERGSRMRSVQEALETIRLNQHWMDRNLATLRDWL; translated from the exons ATGGAGGACCCATTTGACAGTG AGCGAGCGTCCCTGCCCAGGAACATGATAGAGAACAGTATGTTTGAGGAGGAACCTGACGTAGTGGACCTGGCCAAAGACTCTACAGCCTTCCCG gAGTTCCCGGCGTTGGACCCAGATGAGGTGGTGTACGAGCCCCGTAGCTCCCGTCTGCTGGTGCGAGGTCTGGGAGAGAACGACCTGGACGATGAGGAGGAGGACTATGAGTCGTCAGCCCGTCTACTGGGCATGTCCTTCATGAACAGAAGCTCCACCCGCAGTCCTAGCTCCTCCCCTTACATCAGACAGGCTCCACCCAG GTCATGTTCCCGCCCCTCTGCCCGTATGCTGGTGGTGGGCGTGTTCATCTTGGTACTGGTCACGTCCATGGCGATGGTTCTCTATTTCCTGCCTGGCTGTACCTTCACTAAG ACTGGCTGTCCTAAGGCTAACTCCTCCACTCCTATGGAGCTGATCTATCCAAAAAGCACCAATGGGGAGCTGTTTCCTTGGAATGAGCTCCGCCTCCCAGCCAGTGTACGACCTGTAAACTACGACCTCTCCCTGACCCCTAACCTGACTTCCATGACCTTCACCGGCCGCACCATCATCAACATGATTATACAACATAACACCAAGCGTGTCGTTTTGCACAGCTCCGAGATCAATATCATCAAGGCAACCTTTCAG GTTGGAGAGGGTAAGAGTGTTGAGGTGAAGGTGTTGGAGTATAAACCATGGCAGCAGATAGCTGTCAGCTTCCCAGGGGATCTGAAGGaaggccaggtgtgtgtgttaacattgGACTACACAGCCAACCTTTCACACACCTACGACGGCTTCTATAACAGCTCCTACAATGACAAGACTGGAGCCAAGAG GGTCCTAGCTGCCACACAGTTTGAGCCCCAGGCAGCCAGAAAGGCCTTCCCCTGTTTTGACGAGCCGGCCTTTAAAGCCACTTTCCTCGTCAGGATCACCAGAGAACCTGAATACATCGCTCTGTCCAACATGCccaag GCTAAGACGACTACATTACCCAGCGGCATGCTGGAGGATGAGTTTGAGCAGACTAGTGTTAATATGAGCACCTACCTGGTGGCCTTCATTGTAGCCAACTTCACCAGCATCACTAGAAATGTGTCCAATACACTG gtgtCGGTGTACTCTGTGCCAGAGAAGAAGGAACACGCACAATATGCTCTGGACACCGCGTCCAGGTTGCTGCAGTTCTACAATACCGTATTTGACATTGACTACCCTCTGAGGAAactgg ACCTGGTTGCTATCCCAGACTTCCTGGCGGGAGCGATGGAGAACTGGGGTCTGATCACCTTTAGAGAGACCAGCCTTTTGGTACAAAACCAGTCCTCTCTTCTCGACAAACAACTAATCGCTAACGTCGTAGCCCACGAACTCGCTCACCAG TGGTTTGGGAACCTGGTGACGATGCGCTGGTGGAATGACCTGTGGCTCAGCGAGGGCTTCGCCACCTACTGGCAGTACGCATCTCTAATGACAGAGTTCCCACAGCTGTACCTA GGCAATGTGTTCCTGGAGGAGCGGTTCAAGGCGATGGCCAAAGATTCTCTGAACTCCTCCCACCCAGTCTCAGTGTCGGCCCAGGTGAACACACCTGAACAGGTGTCTGAGATGTTTGACTCGGTCACCTATGAGAAG gGTGCGGCCCTCCTGCTGATGTTGAACTCCACCCTGCCAGACGGTCAGTTCAGGAAAGGTCTCCTCGAGTACCTGCGTCAATACAGAGGATCTAACACTGTTACTGACGACCTCTGGAACAGCATCACACGGGTAGCAGTG GTCCAAGTGCTTCCCCAGCAGGAGAGTGTGTCAGACATGATGAGAACATGGACACTGCAGAAAGGCTTCCCATTGGTTACCGTCAGCCGCAAGGGTGGTGAGGTGACCCTCACACAGGAACACTTCCTGCTCTCCACAgacaacaccacacacacctccag CCTGTGGCACATCCCTGTGACATATGTGAATGACAGCTGTAGCTCCGCCCCTTCCTGCAGACAGATGTTCACTCTGAGGAATAAGACAG CGACTCTGAAGGTGTCAGAGAGTGTTAAGTGGCTGAAGTTGAACTACATGAACACAGGCTTCTATATAGTTCACTATGGAGACGTGGGCTGGGCAGCTCTCATAGACGCTCTAAAGACTGACGTCAGCACACTCACACCCCACGACCGCGCTTCGCTCATACACAACATCTTCTCCCTGtccag GCTGGGTCGTGTGTCCTTCCGTCAGGTTCTCAGCCTGTTGGACTATACTACCAATGAGACTGAGACTGCTCCTCTGACAGAGGCACTATCACAGCTCAGCTCTGTCTACAGACTACTGGACAAGAGACCGGAGCTAAGACTGGTGGCCCGCATGAAG GCGTACATCTTGGGTCATTTTGGCCCTCTGATGGACAGTCAGGACTGGGGAGTGGAGGAGAGCGTCTCCAGTCAGGCGCGGAGGTCAGCCCTTCTAGAGGTGGCATGTAGTCTTGGACGGCAGAACTGTACTGACCAGGCCACGGCCCTCTACGAACAGTGGACCAACTCCAACCAAACCAATCG CATCCCAGGTGATCTTCAGCGAGTGGTGTTTTCTGTAGCAGCCCAGTCTGACTCTGGTTGGCTGTCTCTGCTGGACACCTACAGACTCACCACTTACGACTCGGAGAAACGCAAGATACTGCAGGCCCTCGCTTCCACACAGGACCCACGACGCATCGTATG GATTCTGAGTACGGTGCTCGAGGGAGGGATTATCCACACCCAGGAGCTGCCACTGGTCATCAGCACTGTGAGCGACGGCTTCGCTGGCCACTTGTTCGTCTGGGACTTTGTCAAAGAGAGCTGGGACAGGATCATAGAGAA gtttccAGTGGGGTCCTATTCCATCCAGAGCATCGTCAAGTCCACCACCTCCCAGTTCTCTACTCAGACACACCTGGAGGAA GTCCAGGGTTTCTTCTCCAGTCTGAAGGAAAGGGGCTCTCGGATGCGTAGCGTCCAGGAGGCTTTAGAGACCATCAGACTGAACCAGCACTGGATGGACAGGAACCTCGCAACACTTAGAGACTGGCTCTAA
- the lnpep gene encoding leucyl-cystinyl aminopeptidase isoform X2, producing the protein MEDPFDSERASLPRNMIENSMFEEEPDVVDLAKDSTAFPEFPALDPDEVVYEPRSSRLLVRGLGENDLDDEEEDYESSARLLGMSFMNRSSTRSPSSSPYIRQAPPRSCSRPSARMLVVGVFILVLVTSMAMVLYFLPGCTFTKTGCPKANSSTPMELIYPKSTNGELFPWNELRLPASVRPVNYDLSLTPNLTSMTFTGRTIINMIIQHNTKRVVLHSSEINIIKATFQVGEGKSVEVKVLEYKPWQQIAVSFPGDLKEGQVCVLTLDYTANLSHTYDGFYNSSYNDKTGAKRVLAATQFEPQAARKAFPCFDEPAFKATFLVRITREPEYIALSNMPKAKTTTLPSGMLEDEFEQTSVNMSTYLVAFIVANFTSITRNVSNTLVSVYSVPEKKEHAQYALDTASRLLQFYNTVFDIDYPLRKLDLVAIPDFLAGAMENWGLITFRETSLLVQNQSSLLDKQLIANVVAHELAHQWFGNLVTMRWWNDLWLSEGFATYWQYASLMTEFPQLYLGNVFLEERFKAMAKDSLNSSHPVSVSAQVNTPEQVSEMFDSVTYEKGAALLLMLNSTLPDGQFRKGLLEYLRQYRGSNTVTDDLWNSITRVQVLPQQESVSDMMRTWTLQKGFPLVTVSRKGGEVTLTQEHFLLSTDNTTHTSSLWHIPVTYVNDSCSSAPSCRQMFTLRNKTATLKVSESVKWLKLNYMNTGFYIVHYGDVGWAALIDALKTDVSTLTPHDRASLIHNIFSLSRLGRVSFRQVLSLLDYTTNETETAPLTEALSQLSSVYRLLDKRPELRLVARMKAYILGHFGPLMDSQDWGVEESVSSQARRSALLEVACSLGRQNCTDQATALYEQWTNSNQTNRIPGDLQRVVFSVAAQSDSGWLSLLDTYRLTTYDSEKRKILQALASTQDPRRIVWILSTVLEGGIIHTQELPLVISTVSDGFAGHLFVWDFVKESWDRIIEKFPVGSYSIQSIVKSTTSQFSTQTHLEEVQGFFSSLKERGSRMRSVQEALETIRLNQHWMDRNLATLRDWL; encoded by the exons ATGGAGGACCCATTTGACAGTG AGCGAGCGTCCCTGCCCAGGAACATGATAGAGAACAGTATGTTTGAGGAGGAACCTGACGTAGTGGACCTGGCCAAAGACTCTACAGCCTTCCCG gAGTTCCCGGCGTTGGACCCAGATGAGGTGGTGTACGAGCCCCGTAGCTCCCGTCTGCTGGTGCGAGGTCTGGGAGAGAACGACCTGGACGATGAGGAGGAGGACTATGAGTCGTCAGCCCGTCTACTGGGCATGTCCTTCATGAACAGAAGCTCCACCCGCAGTCCTAGCTCCTCCCCTTACATCAGACAGGCTCCACCCAG GTCATGTTCCCGCCCCTCTGCCCGTATGCTGGTGGTGGGCGTGTTCATCTTGGTACTGGTCACGTCCATGGCGATGGTTCTCTATTTCCTGCCTGGCTGTACCTTCACTAAG ACTGGCTGTCCTAAGGCTAACTCCTCCACTCCTATGGAGCTGATCTATCCAAAAAGCACCAATGGGGAGCTGTTTCCTTGGAATGAGCTCCGCCTCCCAGCCAGTGTACGACCTGTAAACTACGACCTCTCCCTGACCCCTAACCTGACTTCCATGACCTTCACCGGCCGCACCATCATCAACATGATTATACAACATAACACCAAGCGTGTCGTTTTGCACAGCTCCGAGATCAATATCATCAAGGCAACCTTTCAG GTTGGAGAGGGTAAGAGTGTTGAGGTGAAGGTGTTGGAGTATAAACCATGGCAGCAGATAGCTGTCAGCTTCCCAGGGGATCTGAAGGaaggccaggtgtgtgtgttaacattgGACTACACAGCCAACCTTTCACACACCTACGACGGCTTCTATAACAGCTCCTACAATGACAAGACTGGAGCCAAGAG GGTCCTAGCTGCCACACAGTTTGAGCCCCAGGCAGCCAGAAAGGCCTTCCCCTGTTTTGACGAGCCGGCCTTTAAAGCCACTTTCCTCGTCAGGATCACCAGAGAACCTGAATACATCGCTCTGTCCAACATGCccaag GCTAAGACGACTACATTACCCAGCGGCATGCTGGAGGATGAGTTTGAGCAGACTAGTGTTAATATGAGCACCTACCTGGTGGCCTTCATTGTAGCCAACTTCACCAGCATCACTAGAAATGTGTCCAATACACTG gtgtCGGTGTACTCTGTGCCAGAGAAGAAGGAACACGCACAATATGCTCTGGACACCGCGTCCAGGTTGCTGCAGTTCTACAATACCGTATTTGACATTGACTACCCTCTGAGGAAactgg ACCTGGTTGCTATCCCAGACTTCCTGGCGGGAGCGATGGAGAACTGGGGTCTGATCACCTTTAGAGAGACCAGCCTTTTGGTACAAAACCAGTCCTCTCTTCTCGACAAACAACTAATCGCTAACGTCGTAGCCCACGAACTCGCTCACCAG TGGTTTGGGAACCTGGTGACGATGCGCTGGTGGAATGACCTGTGGCTCAGCGAGGGCTTCGCCACCTACTGGCAGTACGCATCTCTAATGACAGAGTTCCCACAGCTGTACCTA GGCAATGTGTTCCTGGAGGAGCGGTTCAAGGCGATGGCCAAAGATTCTCTGAACTCCTCCCACCCAGTCTCAGTGTCGGCCCAGGTGAACACACCTGAACAGGTGTCTGAGATGTTTGACTCGGTCACCTATGAGAAG gGTGCGGCCCTCCTGCTGATGTTGAACTCCACCCTGCCAGACGGTCAGTTCAGGAAAGGTCTCCTCGAGTACCTGCGTCAATACAGAGGATCTAACACTGTTACTGACGACCTCTGGAACAGCATCACACGG GTCCAAGTGCTTCCCCAGCAGGAGAGTGTGTCAGACATGATGAGAACATGGACACTGCAGAAAGGCTTCCCATTGGTTACCGTCAGCCGCAAGGGTGGTGAGGTGACCCTCACACAGGAACACTTCCTGCTCTCCACAgacaacaccacacacacctccag CCTGTGGCACATCCCTGTGACATATGTGAATGACAGCTGTAGCTCCGCCCCTTCCTGCAGACAGATGTTCACTCTGAGGAATAAGACAG CGACTCTGAAGGTGTCAGAGAGTGTTAAGTGGCTGAAGTTGAACTACATGAACACAGGCTTCTATATAGTTCACTATGGAGACGTGGGCTGGGCAGCTCTCATAGACGCTCTAAAGACTGACGTCAGCACACTCACACCCCACGACCGCGCTTCGCTCATACACAACATCTTCTCCCTGtccag GCTGGGTCGTGTGTCCTTCCGTCAGGTTCTCAGCCTGTTGGACTATACTACCAATGAGACTGAGACTGCTCCTCTGACAGAGGCACTATCACAGCTCAGCTCTGTCTACAGACTACTGGACAAGAGACCGGAGCTAAGACTGGTGGCCCGCATGAAG GCGTACATCTTGGGTCATTTTGGCCCTCTGATGGACAGTCAGGACTGGGGAGTGGAGGAGAGCGTCTCCAGTCAGGCGCGGAGGTCAGCCCTTCTAGAGGTGGCATGTAGTCTTGGACGGCAGAACTGTACTGACCAGGCCACGGCCCTCTACGAACAGTGGACCAACTCCAACCAAACCAATCG CATCCCAGGTGATCTTCAGCGAGTGGTGTTTTCTGTAGCAGCCCAGTCTGACTCTGGTTGGCTGTCTCTGCTGGACACCTACAGACTCACCACTTACGACTCGGAGAAACGCAAGATACTGCAGGCCCTCGCTTCCACACAGGACCCACGACGCATCGTATG GATTCTGAGTACGGTGCTCGAGGGAGGGATTATCCACACCCAGGAGCTGCCACTGGTCATCAGCACTGTGAGCGACGGCTTCGCTGGCCACTTGTTCGTCTGGGACTTTGTCAAAGAGAGCTGGGACAGGATCATAGAGAA gtttccAGTGGGGTCCTATTCCATCCAGAGCATCGTCAAGTCCACCACCTCCCAGTTCTCTACTCAGACACACCTGGAGGAA GTCCAGGGTTTCTTCTCCAGTCTGAAGGAAAGGGGCTCTCGGATGCGTAGCGTCCAGGAGGCTTTAGAGACCATCAGACTGAACCAGCACTGGATGGACAGGAACCTCGCAACACTTAGAGACTGGCTCTAA